The Syngnathus typhle isolate RoL2023-S1 ecotype Sweden linkage group LG1, RoL_Styp_1.0, whole genome shotgun sequence genome includes a window with the following:
- the LOC133152031 gene encoding uncharacterized protein LOC133152031 — translation MRRFFRAQRDEDFGRIHYLTAKCTHLARDKAVLDREVLLSREREKKLQGDFQAVAAQLFNLEKTNVELRRTQDRLLSTIHQQQELVELLQQRVIILAGESERDTQLLRQMCSELLCLQSSEMWLEGLVEELQAEAQMQRSREADSLRAELHTEAHCGDAVKEGLRAELQIKTEELEKLRDANKMLTEELMDLRFVHEEQVRALRGENDSGSRKLQETLQQFERLCQQQRYWMVCVKSFKNSFLEEREGLLQKVRTLESSAKQFKTSCDHVSQQTQRCHLQYDSCCNRCDLSSWDTD, via the exons ATGAGGAGGTTTTTCCGGGCGCAGAGGGATGAAGACTTTGGTCGGATCCATTACCTGACAGCCAAGTGTACGCATTTGGCTCGAGACAAAG CTGTGTTAGACAGGGAGGTCCTGTTGTCCAGGGAAAGGGAAAAGAAGCTGCAAGGAGACTTTCAAGCTGTGGCTGCTCAACTTTTCAACCTGGAGAAGACCAATGTGGAGCTGAGGAGGACACAGGACCGGCTTCTTAGCACCATCCACCAGCAGCAG GAGTTGGTGGAGTTGCTCCAGCAGCGTGTGATCATCCTGGCAGGGGAGAGCGAGCGCGACACACAGCTGCTGCGTCAAATGTGCTCGGAGCTGCTGTGCCTGCAAAGCTCCGAGATGTGGTTGGAGGGCCTGGTGGAAGAGCTGCAGGCCGAAGCCCAGATGCAACGCAGCAGGGAGGCCGACAGCCTTCGGGCGGAGCTGCACACCGAGGCCCACTGTGGTGACGCAGTAAAGGAGGGCCTTCGTGCGGAGCTGCAAAT TAAGACGGAGGAGTTGGAGAAGCTTCGTGATGCCAACAAGATGCTGACGGAGGAGTTGATGGATTTGCGTTTTGTTCATGAGGAACAG GTGAGAGCTTTGCGAGGGGAGAATGACAGTGGTTCGAGGAAGCTCCAGGAAACACTGCAGCAGTTTGAAAGGCTGTGTCAGCAACAGCGCTACTGGATGGTGTGCGTCAAAAG CTTTAAAAACAGCTTTTTGGAGGAGAGAGAAGGTCTGCTTCAGAAGGTTCGCACTTTGGAAAGTTCGGCGAAACAGTTCAAGACGTCATGCGATCATGTTTCCCAGCAAACGCAACGCTGCCACCTACAGTATGACAGCTGCTGTAACAG ATGCGATCTGTCGTCATGGGACACTGATTAG